One genomic window of Hydra vulgaris chromosome 03, alternate assembly HydraT2T_AEP includes the following:
- the LOC136078532 gene encoding uncharacterized protein LOC136078532 produces the protein MRSTMGQERLSSLAIISIENEVANNIDFDVVISEFASRKARKETLKKIWNGIKDLIGKNNYNKSTLPKNLIINGKLVYEKSIIAEEINNYFVNIGPNLASKIPNNSIPFNSYLKTYDKFMDKTDLKLSELRTAFSRLKSKKSEGFDKISVDIVKSVFDIEPSLFHTFNLSLKSGIVPDKSKIARITPIFKSGDKSNILNYRPISILPCFSKLLEKIMYHRL, from the exons ATGAGGTCAACAATGGGCCAAGAACGTTTGTCTAGTTTGGCTATAATTTCAATTGAAAATGAAGTGGCAAACAACATTGATTTTGATGTGGTCATTAGTGAATTTGCCTCAAGAAAAGCCAGAAAA gaaacactaaaaaaaatatggaatggaattaaggatttaattggaaaaaataattacaacaaaagCACGCTGccaaaaaatcttataattaatgGAAAGttagtttatgaaaaatcaattatagctgaagaaataaacaactactttgttaatattggccCAAATTTGGCCTCTAAAATTCCTAATAATTCCATTCCATTCAattcatacttaaaaacttatgataaatttatggataaaactgatttaaaactgaGTGAGTTGAGAACTGCTTTTAGCAggctcaaaagtaaaaaaagtgaaggttttgataaaattagtgtCGATATTGTAAAATCAGTATTTGACATTGAACCTTCTTTATTTCACACTTTCAATCTCTCATTAAAGTCAGGTATTGTTCCTGATAAGTCAAAAATTGCCCGTattacaccaatttttaaatctggagataagtcaaatattttaaattacaggcCTATATCAATATTACCATGTTTCTCAAAATTGCTAGAGAAAATAATGTATCACAGACTTTAA
- the LOC136077998 gene encoding uncharacterized protein LOC136077998 → MIQARIETVLILSVLYSNKVGLLDFMIENYIRLFNGEMQVRLFAQNYEEFIKFPIKQDFATITKPITAGRITRSSIPITSTPNKYGSFFTPETSQIEEPSQFSVDENQVELPVVKEENPEEKPEEKIQEKSMNVISVLLHYNYVYNNHKKQFHLVRLQLLLLQVFRNWQLHF, encoded by the exons ATGATCCAAGCTCGTATCGAAACCGTTCTTATATTAAgtgttttatattcaaataaagttggtttattagattttatgaTTGAAAATTACATACGTCTTTTTAATGGCGAAATGCAAGTTCGTCTGTTTGCACAAAATTATgaagaatttataaaatttcctATCAAACAAGATTTTGCTACTATAACTAAACCGATAACGGCCGGGAGAATTACTCGCAGTTCAATACCAATAACATCTACACCAAATAAATACGGTTCTTTTTTTACACCTGAAACTTCTCAAATAGAAGAACCAAGTCAATTTAGTGTGGATGAAAATCAAGTAGAACTACCAGTCGTTAAAGAAGAGAATCCAGAAGAAAAACCTGaagaaaaaattcaagaaaaatcCATGAATGTTATATCAGTTCTTCTTcattataattatgtttataataatcaCAAG aagcaGTTTCATCTTGTGCGTCTTCAGTTATTATTGCTGCAAGTTTTTCGAAATTGGCAgttgcatttttaa